The Hymenobacter sp. DG01 sequence AAACGAAATCCGGTGGCGTTGCCACGGGGCATTCATGACTTCCATAACGCGCTCCGGCTTGCCAGGGCCAAAAACCCGGCGTAGCTCACCTAACCGGATCAATCGGTCGGCGGGAGCCGAGAAGCTACCGGGGTTACTCGTAGCTGCGGGGGTAGCGGGAACCGGATGATGGGCCGAGATAAAAACGTAATCGGGCTGTTGCTGCTTGTTCAGATCAACCTGAATATCGTAAGGGCCTGATACGAGGGTGAACGACGTGCTGTCGGGGCTGAGTTGAGGAAGCGAATCGTGGCTGCTCAGCCGTTGGCTCCGCAGATTGGTGATGGGGGTGCCATTGGCCATTTGTAATGCATACCGGTTCACGATGGAAAGCAGGCTCACAGGTGGGGCTTGGGCAGCGGTATCGGCGTGGCGCTCAGTGGCCGTGCCGCAGCTAAACAGCCCTATTGTTACCAAAAGCGGGTAAACTTTCCTCCTGTTCAGTATCATTTAACCGGCAATAAGTGTGCGTATAGTTTACGGAAAGTAGCTGCCAACCAGCTTGCCTCTCGCTCGTCTTATTCTTGTGCAAAAAGCGAAATGGAGTCCACCATGGCCGAGTCAGCGTACTCCGGCGTGGGTAATGAGGCCCGAATGCTTGCCTCTCGGCTCTTGGTAGAAAGCAGAAAGCTGAATTCCACCGGATACCGTCGCCATTCTTCTTGCTTGGTGAGCATGGCTGGCCTAATCTGACCCGGCCCAAAGAGTCGTCGGAGCTCACCCAGCCGAATTAATCTGTCGGGTTTAGGTGGGGTAGCTATTGTATTCGCAGGAGAAGCAGGACGGCGGGCGGAGATAAAAACAGATTTCAGGCACTTCTCCTTATCCAGATATGCCTCCACTACACAGGTGTTCAAGGCCAAGATATACGAAGAGCTGTCCGGGTTAAAGCTGGGCAAGGTATCACCCCCATACCACCTGCTTTCTACGGTAGCAAGCGGTTTGCCCTGTGCCATCTGAACGGCGTAGTGGCCTACTACCTCTATCACGCTCGGCACGTGCATGGGAGCTGATGCCTTAGGAAGAGCGCCCTTCGTCTGGCCGCACCCAGCCAGAAAGGCACCCAGGCATGCTCTTGGTAGGCTGCAGGAGCTACCGCGCCGGACCGTAGGCTGGCTATTTTTTGGCCACATTGTACAGGGCTATTTTCTTGGCACCTGGAAAGAAGTGGATTTCCTGCCCCACGCTGCCCTCCGGCTTATCGAAGCCGCGCGGAACCAGGCTTACGGCATACTCATGAATCTGGAGAGTGGCACCCACCTTCAGAATGCCTTTCTTGACCCAGTCCTGCATCACGTTGGGAATCATATGTACGCAGCCGTGCGACTGACCCAGGGGCATGGTTTCTTTTCTCTTTAGCTCCCGGTTCATCAAGGCTACCAGCTCAAAATCGGTGGTTGTGTGCAGGAAGTCGCTGAGTATCTCTTCCTTTTTCCTGCCCGCCTTTGCCGTAGCATCCAGCCGCCTGTTTCCGTTGTAATCAACAAAGTACTTGATAGATACCTGGCCAAAGTCGTTGAAGACCCACTTAGCCGGTAGCGCATTCTCCCACTGCCCCGGCAGCTTGGCAACCTTGAAAAGCGACTTGGTGCTTCTTTGCAGGTCCTTATAGCGACTCTCCAGAGCAGACCGGGCACCCGCAGGATCTTTAGCGTATGTATCCCGCCAGGCGGGCAACGTGTGCAGGTGTTGCCATTTACCCTGCATAAACACCTCTACGTAGCCCTTTGCATCCAACCGAATGTCGGCTCCCCAGGGCACTACTGAGAAAGGCCACCGCCCGGGGCTGGTGTGCGGACCTACGCTCCCGATAACAAATCGGCCGTGCCGGGTAGAGGAATAGGCTTTGCCTGGCGTGTAGGGCTCGCCGGCCGGGCCCCCTTCGGCGTCGAAAACGGTTCCGGGAATTAGGGTGAAGCTATACATAGGATGCAAAGTCTAGCGTAAAGTCCTGATTAATTGCCCTCTGTAGGAATATGCCTGGCTGGTGTTATCAGCTACCCTCGAAAACGGGAAACGACACTTTATCCATGTAACCGGGGGTAGGAACCTGGGTCATTACACCGGGTAAGGGGGCGCAGTGCGTTGCACGGCAATGCGCTCCTGTAAAGAGTGAACTGGACAAATCATAGGTGATATCAATAATATGGTAGCTCGCCAAGATAGAAAACTTTACTGGAAGCCTTCTGCCGAAACCATCGTAATCAGCTGATCTGGCGCAGAACTGAAGTCCGGATAAACAAGGAGAAGTGCCCGATAAAGCTGGTTTAGTGCCCGCTAAAAGGCTTTTCGTCTCGCTGACTACCTCCTTAGGCAGGGCAACAGGAGGGGCGTATAAAATTGCGGTAGGGAACGCCCAACAGGAAGAAGTTAATGAAGGAAACTGGCCGGATGAAGGCTACGGTTCAGAGTTCGGAAACTGGCGCCGCTTACAGCGCCCGGCCGTCCCAGGTACCCTCGGTGCGCACCACCCGAAACCGGGCGAACAGCTCTTCCCCGTACCACTTTTCCTGGCGCGTGAGCTTGATGACCTGCTTGTGCTTTTCGCTGCGGTAGGCGTAGTCCTGCATGGCCTGCTGCGACTCCCAGAGGCTGAACGTAGCCTGGCGCACTACTGGCAACTCACCTAGCCCAATGGCAGCCCGCACACCGGGCGCGTGGGCCACCGTGGCACTGGTCGGGGCCACGTAGCGCCAGAAGCGGGGCGTTTTCTGCCACCGGATAGAGGCACGGGTAAGTACCGCCACGGGGCCGGTGGGTTCGGCCATTTCGGAGGGGTAGGCGAAGGGGTTAACACCATCCCAAAGCCCGTGCGACTTCAGGGGCACCAGCTCGGCAGTCCAGATTTCGGAGGTGCGCTGCTGGTACTGCTGCCACAAGGGGTGCTCGGCAAAAAACCGGGCCGCCGCCGCTTCCGACTCCCACACGGCCATGAAGCCGTAGCGCCGCAGGTTGGGCAGGGCCCCGAAGCCACCGGCTCCGCTGCCCAGCAGCTTCTGGAACCGCAGGCCCGCTACCTGCTGCAGAGGCCCTTGGGCGGTGCCCATCTGCGCGAAGCCCCACCGTTTCTGGTCGGGCAGCAGGGTAAGAATGGAAAGGGTAGTAAGCACGGGAAAAGGGGGGAATAAAAGGACTCTGCGTCCTTTGCGCAAACATCCGCGTTCCTCTGTGGGAACCGACGCCAGCACGAAACAACAAAAAAGGCCGGAATAAGCTTCCGGCCTTTGCTATACGAAAGAGGTAGCCCTCGTTAGCTGGGGTTTACTTTGGCGTGCTCGTCGCCGGT is a genomic window containing:
- a CDS encoding spheroidene monooxygenase, with amino-acid sequence MLTTLSILTLLPDQKRWGFAQMGTAQGPLQQVAGLRFQKLLGSGAGGFGALPNLRRYGFMAVWESEAAAARFFAEHPLWQQYQQRTSEIWTAELVPLKSHGLWDGVNPFAYPSEMAEPTGPVAVLTRASIRWQKTPRFWRYVAPTSATVAHAPGVRAAIGLGELPVVRQATFSLWESQQAMQDYAYRSEKHKQVIKLTRQEKWYGEELFARFRVVRTEGTWDGRAL